The following is a genomic window from Bacteroidales bacterium.
GCCGGATTTCAAGGTGCTTATGTCAGCCAGAAACCCGAATTCATCGATCACGCTCACGTTCTGCCGGTTGAGGATCATCGCAGTAATCATCTTTGCATCCTCCATGGAATCAATGATCAAACCTTTGGATTGGGCCAGTGTGTCCACTGAGGGAAGTTGATTTACATCGGAGGCAGTAGTGATCACCGGGTTTGCCGATAAATACCCGGCAATCTTCAGGGTTAAAGCATTTCCTCCTCCCAGATGCCCTGAGAGCAAACTGATCACATTTATGCCTTTTTCATCCATGACGACAACTGCGGGATCGGTTGTTTTATCCCTGATCCACGGAGCAATGCTTCGTACTGCTATTCCGCTGGCCATGATAAAAACCAATGCCTGATATTTGTTGAAGATCTGACCGCAAAAATCCGTCAAACTGCCTTCTATCGGTACAAACCCTTGCCGGTTCCACTTCGGCAGGGTATAACAGGTACTATCCCCCAGGAAACCTGAGAGTTTCGAGGCCATTTCAACTCCCTGTTTGCTCAGCGCAATGATCCCGGTCATGACTTTTTGCCTTTTCT
Proteins encoded in this region:
- the cbiG gene encoding cobalt-precorrin 5A hydrolase → MTGIIALSKQGVEMASKLSGFLGDSTCYTLPKWNRQGFVPIEGSLTDFCGQIFNKYQALVFIMASGIAVRSIAPWIRDKTTDPAVVVMDEKGINVISLLSGHLGGGNALTLKIAGYLSANPVITTASDVNQLPSVDTLAQSKGLIIDSMEDAKMITAMILNRQNVSVIDEFGFLADISTLKSGDPTAGKIIVTNRSSVYEKKPFVKLIPENIILGIGCQKGVAPEKMMDFIVHLCSHHNIDMRCIHTIASIDLKEKEDALHKAAEKLYCSLKFYSARALQKVDHLFQGSDFVRSKTGVTSVSAASAYLAAGESGRFIIEKEIQDGMTVSVFEQHNRIK